In Brassica napus cultivar Da-Ae chromosome A3, Da-Ae, whole genome shotgun sequence, the sequence tggattatttcaaaaaaaaaaacttttctttggATAAGAATGATCTCTTTGAGGGTTCATATTGTTGTAACTTAGTGTTATTTAGTTGAGAAGACACATATGATGTACATATCATATAGCCAACTTGCTATAGCCGTTTTGCTGATAGTGTTGtttatcatctttttcttttttttctttttttttgttaacaggCAGATCCAAAGGATAGTCTGTAAAGGCGGGAGGAACAGATAGAGAGTGGAGAGCTAACATCACCTAATGATCTTCTATTCTTATTTAATGTAAGACAACTCCGATGAAATGGCAGTTGTTAGCCTTAATATTAGATTAGTTAGGAAGAtttgtatataatatagttttgtttgtttttgtactAACCTAGAGTTCATCAATGAGAAAAGAAGCCCAAGGcatctttttcttatttctcTCCTCTGTGTATTGTCTGGAACTTTTTGGTTTTAATACGTGTTTTGTAATTGTAAAAAGATGTGTTATGTCCGCGTGATTGCCTTTATGCGTcatcaaatttctaaaataatctTAAAGCAACCTTTTGACGATCATATACTTATTTTACACCCTagatatttacattatttaaaggtATCtcaatctattttattttctatcaaCAAAAGATAATCTCAATCTATTCATTAATAACTGAATAAGAAAGTCTTcatgaaacttttttttgaatCCTTATCGTTATTCTAACATCCTGTTGCAAAAGACCATGCCATTTCTAAACTAACCTTACCGAGTACAGTGAGAAATGGACACGATTTGTTTTGATGTGTAGGGTACTCTCGATTGTCAGTCGACTGATGCGCTTTTCATAAGTGGGCTTCAAAGAGAAAACTTTAACGGGGAccaaaatctttcttttttgtgaAATCGACAGAAGAGAACATTAGAAACAAAGTAAACCTTAAATGGAGACACCAACCAAATTTAGAACCAAATAGAAAAGTGCAACGTCATAGCTAGAACACAGAGACCAcaaccacaaaaaaaataaaggcgAAGACACCAATCACAGAATACGCCTTAAAAAGAACAGCCAATGGGTCGTAGAGATGTCTCTTCCGTTTGAGAAGTTATGGTTTTGGTCAACAAACCGTTTAACCAATGGTGGCTTAGgccatttacaccaaaaaacaCCAATTTTGGTATAATTCCATCTCaaacaaaacactaaaattGATACTATCCCATTAAATTTGATGTAATATTATTCATCACACCAAATATAtgcatattttattatgtttcatttaataatataacgaGACTCAAACTTAATCCACACTTGATGATTTAAGTTACATAACTAAGTTTGAGTCTCGCCACAAATTTTTAAGTCCACACATGGCGCTTTAAGTCATATAACTAAGTTTGAATCTTGCTACAAATCTTTAAGTCCACACCTGGCGCGCTTTAAGTCACATAACTAAGTTTGAGTCTCACCGCAAATTTTTAAGTCTACACCTAATGCTTTAAGTCACATAACTAAATTTGAATCTCGCTACAAATTTTTAAATCCACACCTGACGCTTTAAGTCACATAACTAAATTTGATTCTCGCTACAAATTTTTAAGTCCACACCTGACGCTTTAAGTCATATAACTAAGTTTGAGTTTGGCTACGTTGTTTATCATACTCACACAGTATACGAACATGCCTACCTTACCATACTTTATGGTTGTAATTATTTTGAACGTATCTTCCGTACCTTTGGTACTATGATGCAGTTAGAATCACATTTGCATATAATCAGATGAAAATGTTTTATAGTCATCTACTTGCCAAAACAGTGACAATCTACATTATGTACAAAGCAAATCAAATCCTTAATCTTAGGTGATGACTGgataaatgaaattaaaagaaaaaagtacTCCAAATATGAATTGTATGGATCATGGAAGCAACACTTCAGGACATATCTAATATaatgtaaatcatatatttttagaCTAATActacaaatttttttctaaataaaacttataaaaaaaacaatttctacCTGAAAAGAgtagaaaaagaagagaaataaccttttactaaataaaagagTCAAGACTAAAATTAAGATACTCTCTTATTAgtaattttaacatattttctcccaaataataaagaatgatacttcatacaaaaatgattttctttcatgaaaacagtttttttttaaagaatcaaaaagactagaaagaaaagaaaaaatagattacaaaAAGTCAAACGATCCCGCTTCAAAGCCTCCTCTTTTATAGGAAACTCTTCTTCTCCCTCATCATCAACCACCAAATCCACACAAATCTCTGTTCTTCGTTTCCGAAGAACAAAGTTTTCTTGACTCGCAAGAAACCCTAATAGTAATAATACtcaaaaaaacttttcttttttattttgtaattaaaagtttagatttttcacaatggggaaggagaagaaaacagAGTCATACGACAATGGAAGCTACAACTACAAAATGTTCAAATGCTTCAACCGCAAATTCAAGATCAACGAAGTCCAACCTACAGACGACGTCCGCGACGCCTTCTGCCAGTTCTCCGTCGGCGGAAGCGGCAGAGGAGCCGGAGGCGACGGTGATTCCAGCGACGACGGCGTTATGGGGGCAGAGCAGCTCTGTTCTTTCCTCGACGACAACCAAGTCAACTCAGCAACCACCGTCGCCGAGGCTCAACGTTTAATCGACGAGGTCATACGACGGCGACACCACGTCACGCGGTTCACACGTCACGGCCTCGACCTAGACGATTTCTTCAACTTCCTTTTCTACGACGATCTCAATCCTCCCATCACTCCTAACgtaatgattaaaaaaaaaattatgttcttAAAGATcgaaattgtgtttttattacaAGAAATGTTTGTGTTGTTGAGACAGGTGCATCAAGACATGTCAGCTCCATTGTCGCATTACTTTATATACACGGGACACAACTCGTATCTCACGGGGAACCAACTAAGCAGCGATTGTAGCGAAGTCCCTGTGATCAAAGCTTTGCAAAGAGGAGTTCGAGTCATCGAGCTTGATCTTTGGCCTAACTCTACTGGAACAGATATCAATGTTCTTCACGGAAggtaaaacatgttttttttctttagataGCGTTTTCAGACCAAACGGTTGAATATTCGGTTTCTTGTTTTTAATTCAGAACGCTCACGACGCCTGTACCGCTGATCACATGCTTGAAATCGATAAGAGATCATGCGTTTTATAGCTCGCCTTATCCGGTTATCATCACCTTAGAGGATCATCTTACTGCTGATCTTCAAGCCAAAGTGGCTGAGGTAACACAATATTATCTATCTTTGtgaatttattagttttaatgttcaagaaatcatTAGActgctttttgtttttaaactgTTTTAAAAAGTCGTTTCGTTTATgacatttttagaatatttttcagtttagtttttgatatatttttttttggtgtaatagTTTTTGACATTTTATGAACTTTCTTTCGTTCTGTTTTCTTTAGATGGCTACGCAGATATTTGGACAAATGTTGTATTACCCTGAATCagaaagcttagaagagtttcCTTCTCCTGCTTCACTGCTTCATCGGATAATCATCTCAACTAAACCACCTAAAGAGTATCTTGAGTCAAGAAACCCTATTGGTAAACAAAAGGAGAATGGTAATGTATCTCCATCTTCAGAGGAGGAAACGCCTGGAACTGAGGAGATTCAGACACTAGAAAGTATATTGTTTTACCAAGATTGTGACAACAAGGTAACTTAATCAggtctttagatttttttcttgttgttttgtaatttagtttttggttttgaattAGAGTGATAGTGatcaagaggaagaagaagcgagTGAAGATCAGAAACCAGCATATAAAAGGTTGATCACTATTCATGCTGGGAAACCAAAGGGAACGGTGAAGGAAGAGATGAAAGTTGTGGTTGACAAAGTGAGACGTTTGAGTTTAAGTGAGCAAGAACTTGACAGGACTTGTTCATCCAACAGTCAAGATGTTGTAAGGTAATACTAGTTTATATACTAACCAATACAATCCTAAGACTTGGGGCTGCAACATGATCTCTATATGTTGCTTCATAGGTTTACACAGAAGAATTTGCTTAGGATATACCCTAAAGGGACAAGGTTTAACTCCTCAAACTACAAACCACTTATTGGTTGGACTCATGGAGCACAAATGATTGCATTCAATATGCAGGTAACCAGCTACGGTTACGTCTAAGGATACATTGACCTTTACGCTACCTTTTTGGCACTGGTTTACATTTTTGTATCACAACTCATTTGTGATTATAGGGATATGGGAGATCTCTGTGGTTGATGCACGGTATGTTTAGAGCCAATGGAGGTTGTGGATATGTCAAGAAACCTAACTTCTTGATGAAGAAAGGGTTTCATGACGAAGTCTTTGACCCTAAGAAGAAACTTCATGTAAAAGAAACGTTAAAGGCAAGccaaaaatttcaaaagatgttttaaaacatattgaatGTCACATGCCTTATCATTTTGTCACGGTTTCTCAATAGGTGAAAGTGTATATGGGAGACGGATGGCGTCTAGACTTCAGTCACACtcattttgatacatattctcctCCTGATTTCTACACTAAGGTACTTTCAGTTACACCAATGGTGTCTTTAAACATTCTTCGAACTCCTCAAAAACCTTATTTGTGAGATTCTGTAGGTGTTCATAGTGGGTGTACCAGCAGATAACGCAAAGAGGAAGACAAGAGTAATAGAAGACAATTGGTATCCAATTTGGGATGAGGAGTTCAGTTTCCCATTAACAGTTCCAGAGCTTGCATTGCTTAGGATCGAAGTCAGAGAGTATGATATGTCTGATAAGGATGATTTTGGTGGACAAACATGCTTACCTGTATCAGAATTAAGACCCGGGATTCGATCTGTGCCTTTGTATGATAAGAAGGGTGAGAAAATGAAGTCAGTACGGCTTCTAATGCGTTTCATCTTCGAATGATTTGGATTAATAGAGATGGATGTGTTTTGAGAGAAGCTGAACACCAGTGTAATAGAAAGCTGTTGAGGTATTGTATAATGTAGCTTGAAGATCAAATGGATCTTTGCTCTGATATCTCCAATAGTGTTTCAAACATATCGTATTGAAGAACATTTAATTATATAGTCTACAATTATTTacaatatgtaaaatataatgtaagaaGATCCATACTTGGATTGAATTCATTCATAACTGAGATGTATAGAATTTTACAACAGTGTGATGGATATTCAGCTTATATTCTATTCGTCATCTTCTTTGTTAAGTTATTTGTTTTTCTACAAAATCTCCAAATTCATCTTTATATAACATTACGTATCTGTATCTCTCAACTTCAAGCAGTTCTTTATACCAAAAActtcaataaaatataattcaagGGGATACTTTTGCTGGTCTAACCAGCTTGGttgttaatattatatatactgttattaataataatgataGACAAGATAAAACATTATTTGAAATTTAGGGATTAGGGAATATAAGAAACCTTTTGTActttaagaaacagtttcttagttaaaaattaagaaacagtttcttatattccCATAAGAACCCCGCCCTAAAAAACTCtgaataatgatgctcttagatCATGATGAACCTCAATCTTTTAATTAGGATTCTTAGATtcgataaaaaaaagtttttaacttttcttagattttaactaagaaaaactaaaaacgtcttttaaataagagatataagagttATCTATAAGAGTTATCTCTTAgccaaaaaatgtaaaaaaacaaaaatcaaatcatTAGTTAAGAATTCTGGCTAAGAAACCggagttaatcatgctctaaatgCCAAACGAGTGTTATAACTTAAATGTTTGGCACAATTTACCAAATATGAACAGACACATAAGAAAAAGGAGAGAACATAAGTGTACTATACTATAAATGGGAAAAGTGAAAAAATACTAGGTCGACGTGGTGGAGCATGAGAGAGATGATATGTAATTTGTTCTTTAGGGCCCGTGATTCTAGGGTCCCCGTGATTGTATATCAACAGTCTTGATTCTGCGTAGTGCGTTTGGCCTTTGTTATTGGTGTCTTGACTCTTGTCTCTGTCTCTCTCCATCTGTCTCCCTCTCAGATTAAGAACAACGTGTGATTACCCACCCTCTCCCACCCAAATAAGTAGTGGTCCGCTGTCCGCATGGTTACAGTCAAGTAGTAGGCGAGATCTACAAATGTTCTAAAACACTTCTTCCAAGATTTGAATTTTTCATCGAAACAAAAATTACAGTTATGTGGAACTTAGATTTCGGCCTAAACAATTTATCTGGTAATTTGCTAATAGATAATCAAACATTAGATGATTTAGCTATCCTAAACAGTAGTCAGAAAGCATTCTAAATTTGGATAAGACAATGTAATTACTTTCCAGAGAAAAGTTCAATATGTAATATTAAGTGTTTTTCTACCAGAATTGACCAAATCAGCCTAtcagaaaaaaagagaatagtAGTCCACTCTAATCTTTACTACAGCTGTAATTAACCGTTATGTATTGGAATATCTCAATATCCTTATGCTTCtttcaacaacaaaaatacaatttgatagttttcttACTGTGGTTTCAGAATAGTATGGGTTAAATAATTATACGGGATTTTtacacaattttaaaatactacTATAGAGTCTGGAGTCGACATTCTTTGGTTATATATGTTGGCCATCCGTATACAAAACTTAGAGAAAAATTGTTCGCGTCTCTTTCTTGTATGtacatcttttaaatatttgagATGAATGATAAAcctattgttttattgtttagcTTCAActtttttgtttgcttattaTTATTGTGAACAAATAACGTTGAAGTCCCGTGGCCGTCGGTATACTTAAACAAGAGACAAACATATCTTGCTCctttcagttaaaaaaaaaacatatcttgCTCCTTCATGTTTGATTCGTGATTTTTTTTCCATCTCTTTTTAGAGAGCTTAGTTTGTAAATTAGATACTAAAGACATGCAATGCTATTAGTTTCTTCAGATTCTATAATTGCAACAAAATTGCAACGTTACATATAATGGAAACTTCAtcatttctataatataatattatctcGCATTGTCCCCCACCCTCCCTAATGGATTGAATGACCCTTCAAATCTCAACTTTTCAAAATGTcactctttgctctcttttgttttgttcatcATTTTGATCTTTTTAATTTGTCTTTTTATAGGTGTTATAATTATGTTGTCGACTGATACAATAATATCTTATGATAACATACGCGCATGTGCGGAGTGAGTTTTTAtactaatatttgtttattaaatagttataacattttgcaacactatgATATTTATCGATGGTAAAATGACgaatataaaaattacattagCTCATCCgaaaattaagaaaacaaaaagaaaacaaagacaCTTACCACTAGTTAACTACAAATTGGACAATAACTCAAAGTCCTTGTATATTCAGTTAGACCGGACGAGATCCATATTGATAGCCAACTATGATGGTAATCATAGAATAAATTAACATAGTTTTATCATGCttgtttactctttttttttttcaaatagatATTGATGCAGTTTacatgattatatatattaaagattTGATGTGATGCGCATTACAAGAAAAATGTGTCAATTAAAGGTTGATGTACCAACTAAAGATGAATAAAACATTAGAGGTCACCACACCCATTAACAAGCGACACAGTTGAAGATGTAATATATAACAAAAGGAATTGTTGAATCAAACTCAATTAGTGACATGGGGTCCACTCTTCATTTATTTGATCTTTTCAACAACACTTCTTATATCTTATATTGATTAAATTTGCACCATTTACATATGCTTTTCGATTAGTCATATGCTAGCCTTTCACTGTCGGTTAAACGATGATTTTAAAGAGATACGTTTGGACT encodes:
- the LOC106443579 gene encoding phosphoinositide phospholipase C 6-like; translated protein: MGKEKKTESYDNGSYNYKMFKCFNRKFKINEVQPTDDVRDAFCQFSVGGSGRGAGGDGDSSDDGVMGAEQLCSFLDDNQVNSATTVAEAQRLIDEVIRRRHHVTRFTRHGLDLDDFFNFLFYDDLNPPITPNVHQDMSAPLSHYFIYTGHNSYLTGNQLSSDCSEVPVIKALQRGVRVIELDLWPNSTGTDINVLHGRTLTTPVPLITCLKSIRDHAFYSSPYPVIITLEDHLTADLQAKVAEMATQIFGQMLYYPESESLEEFPSPASLLHRIIISTKPPKEYLESRNPIGKQKENGNVSPSSEEETPGTEEIQTLESILFYQDCDNKSDSDQEEEEASEDQKPAYKRLITIHAGKPKGTVKEEMKVVVDKVRRLSLSEQELDRTCSSNSQDVVRFTQKNLLRIYPKGTRFNSSNYKPLIGWTHGAQMIAFNMQGYGRSLWLMHGMFRANGGCGYVKKPNFLMKKGFHDEVFDPKKKLHVKETLKVKVYMGDGWRLDFSHTHFDTYSPPDFYTKVFIVGVPADNAKRKTRVIEDNWYPIWDEEFSFPLTVPELALLRIEVREYDMSDKDDFGGQTCLPVSELRPGIRSVPLYDKKGEKMKSVRLLMRFIFE